Part of the Pseudomonas sp. Leaf58 genome is shown below.
ACGCCGGCTTCTTCCAGTTTCTGCATGATGAAGGCGTTGAACTTGTTGTTCACCATGCCTTTACGGTCGAGCTGTTCGATGCGCTTGCCGTCGAACGCCGAAGTGTCGTTACGGAACAGCAGGATCAAGCGGTCAGCGTCATCGGTCTTGTAAACCGATTTGGCCTTGCCGCGGTAGAGTTCGTCGCGTTTTTCCATGATTGGGCTCCGCTTGCTGAGGTGTTGGGCTAGGCGATTTCGCGCCAGTCGAGCCCGTGTTCTTGATTCGCCACCTGGAGCCAGTCCGGGTCGCACCCAAGGGTGTCGACGAAGCACTGGCGGGCCAAGTGTGGCAGGTTGTTCTTGCTACTGAGGTGGGCCAGCACCAGGTGTTGCAGGTTGCTCCAGCCCAACTCGTGCACCAGGCGCGCGGCCTGGTGATTGTTCAAATGCCCCTGCATGCCACCTACCCGCCGCTTCAAAAAAGCCGGGTAGTGACCGCGTGCCAGCAGGTCGCGGCAGTGGTTGGCCTCGATCAGCAATGCATCCAGGCCCTGGTAACGTTGCAGCAGCAGCGTGTCGTACGAGCCTAGGTCGGTGAGCATGCCGAAGCGCCGCTGGCCGTCGCTGACCACGTATTGCAGCGGTTCGTAGGCGTCGTGCTCGACCCGCGCCGCGGTCACTTGCAGGTTGCCGATAGCCAGGCTTTCGCCACAGGCAAGAAAACCGGCCACCTCCACCGGCTTGCGCATGCCGCGCAAGGTCCCTTGGCTGAGGTAGACCGGTACATTGTAGCGCCGTGACAGCAAGCCCACCCCATGCACGTGGTCGGCATGTTCGTGGGTGACCAATACCGCACTGAGCTGGGCCGCCGACACACCGAGCAGCGCCAGGCGCCGCTCGGTCTCGCGCAGGGAAAACCCGCAATCGACCAGGATGAACGTGTCACCACTGGCGATTAGCGTGCCGTTTCCCTGGCTGCCGCTTCCAAGTACCGCGAAGCGCACTTAGCCCAGGTGGTCCTGAATGGCGCTCAGCACGCGGCGGGCGACATCGGCCGGGGCCACGGTGTTGATGTTTTTCTCGACCGTGACCTGCACGCTCTCACCCACCTTGCTCAGGCGTACCTGATAACGCTCGGCACGGGCTTCACGTTCTTCCTTGGTCGGCTCGCTACCGAACATACGGCCAAAGAAGCCAGGCTCGTTCTGCTTGTCTTCAGGCTTTTCCGACAGGTTGATGTAGTACAGGCCCAGGCTGCGGTTGATGTCCTCGACGCGCCACTCGCCACCCTGTTCCAGGGCGCGGCCTACGCTAGACCAGGCACGGTCCAGGTCGGCACCCAGGTACAGCACCGGGTTACCGCTGCCGTCTTCGCTCAGGCTGACGCGGCTTGGTGCGTCGAAATCGCGCGCGGCCAGCAGCGACACCGAACCGCCCTTCTCGGCGCTGCGGTTCATGCTGGCCAGCATTTCGTCGACCAGCAGCGCATCGGCGCCGGTGTTGCTGGAGGTGGACGGGAAATCGGGCTCGGCGGTGCTGCCGGCCGGGCGCTCGACGCTGACCACGTACACCTCGGAGGTGTTGCGCTGCACGCCAGGCTCCATGCGCACCCGCACCCGCACTTCGCTGTCCGCGCTGCTGGCGGTGCTGGCCAGGCGCTGGCCAAGGGACGCCGACAGCTCGTCGAAACGCTGCCAGGTGGTGTTGAACTCACCGGTCTGCGGGCGCTCTTCGGCGATACGGAAGCCGTTGTCCTCGAAGAACTGGCGAGCCACCGGCCACACTTCGGCAGGCGAGTGCTGGGCCAGTACCCAGCGGCTGCTGCCGCTGCGCTGCAGGCTGTAGTCGGTAACCTGCGCGGCGCCACCGGTCAACGGTTGCGGCCGCGGCACCTCGAACTCGCCAGTGGCGTTGTCGTCGGCGACGTTACGCGGGATCGGCAATAGCGGGTCCAGGCGCTTGACATTGCTGGCGTCCGTCGGCAGCTGCATTGGCGCGGTCGGGTGCGCCTGCAGGTAGTCGCTGCCGCGGTCGCGGAAATAGCCATCCTCGCCCCACAGCCAGCCACACCCACTGGTGCTGGAGATGATCAGGGCAAGGGCGGAAAGACCAGCCAGTCGCTTCATGCGGTGTACTTCCTCTTAAACCAGTACGCCGGACTGGCGCAAGGCAGTACGGACTTTTTCGTGGCAGCCTTCGCTAAGCCAGGTCAGCGGCAGGCGAATGCCTTTGTGCATCAGGCCCATTTCGACGAGTGCCCATTTCACCGGGATCGGGTTGGACTCGCAGAACAGGTCTTTGTGCAGCGGCATGAGTTTTTCGTTGATTGCGCGGGCCTTCTCGGCGTTGCCCTCGAGGGCAGCCTCGCAAAGGTCGGCCATTTCGCGCGGGGCGACGTTGGCGGTGACGGAAATATTGCCCTTGCCACCCATCAGAATCAGCTCGACGGCAGTCGGGTCGTCGCCGGACAGGACGATGAAGTCGCTGTCGACGCCATCGATGATGGCCTTGGCGCGTACCAGATCGCCGGTGGCTTCCTTGATACC
Proteins encoded:
- a CDS encoding MBL fold metallo-hydrolase, producing the protein MRFAVLGSGSQGNGTLIASGDTFILVDCGFSLRETERRLALLGVSAAQLSAVLVTHEHADHVHGVGLLSRRYNVPVYLSQGTLRGMRKPVEVAGFLACGESLAIGNLQVTAARVEHDAYEPLQYVVSDGQRRFGMLTDLGSYDTLLLQRYQGLDALLIEANHCRDLLARGHYPAFLKRRVGGMQGHLNNHQAARLVHELGWSNLQHLVLAHLSSKNNLPHLARQCFVDTLGCDPDWLQVANQEHGLDWREIA
- the bamC gene encoding outer membrane protein assembly factor BamC, with the protein product MKRLAGLSALALIISSTSGCGWLWGEDGYFRDRGSDYLQAHPTAPMQLPTDASNVKRLDPLLPIPRNVADDNATGEFEVPRPQPLTGGAAQVTDYSLQRSGSSRWVLAQHSPAEVWPVARQFFEDNGFRIAEERPQTGEFNTTWQRFDELSASLGQRLASTASSADSEVRVRVRMEPGVQRNTSEVYVVSVERPAGSTAEPDFPSTSSNTGADALLVDEMLASMNRSAEKGGSVSLLAARDFDAPSRVSLSEDGSGNPVLYLGADLDRAWSSVGRALEQGGEWRVEDINRSLGLYYINLSEKPEDKQNEPGFFGRMFGSEPTKEEREARAERYQVRLSKVGESVQVTVEKNINTVAPADVARRVLSAIQDHLG